The DNA region GTCTTGTATCGTACGAATGCCCAATCACGTGTGATGGAGGAAATGTTATTAAAAGCTAACATGCCCTATAAAATGGTTGGCGGTCATAAATTCTATGATCGTAAAGAGATTAAAGATGTTTTAGCTTACTTAAACTTAATTGCTAACCCGAGTGATTCATTAAGCATGGCAAGAATTGTCAATGAACCTAAACGTGGAATCGGAAATACATCGATTCAAAAATTGCGTGACTTTGCTGATTTACATGATTGGCCGTTATTAGAAGCTGCGATTAATATTGATCTTGCAGCTATCACGGGTAAAGCTGCCAAAGAACTGGGTGACTTTGGTCAAATGATTCAAGACTTACAAAAAATGGTGCCGTTCTTAACGGTCACAGAGTTAGTTAAAGAAACGTTAAAACGTAGTGGTTATGAAGCGGATTTAAATCGTCAAAATACATTAGAATCACAAACGCGTTTAGAAAACTTAGATGAATTCTTAACGGTCACACAAGCTTTCGATAAACAACTAGCTGAAGCGGATGAAGAACTTGAAAATCCAGAAGAAAAATTAACAGTCTTCTTAAATGATTTAGCCTTAGTATCTGATTTAGATAATCTGCCAGAAGAATCATCACAAATTACGTTGATGACTTTGCATGCGGCTAAAGGTTTAGAATTCCCAGTTGTATTTTTATTAGGCTTGGAAGAAGGAGTTTTCCCGTTATCTCGGGCGATGGAAAATGATGATGAGCTAGAAGAAGAGCGTCGTTTAGCTTATGTTGGAATTACTCGTGCTGAAGAAAAACTAGTGATTTCAAATGCGTATTCAAGAACTTTATATGGTCAAACCAAATACAATCAACCATCACGTTTCATTGAAGAAATTGATCAAGATTTAATTGAAAAAGCTGGCCAAGCTAACCGTTCCCAAGTCTTTTCAAGTCAAGTGGGACGCAGCTTTAGTCCGACTAAGAAACCAGCGTATCAACAACCTGTTCAGAAAAAGGTTTCAGCTAAAGTTGCCACAGGTGGTGACTCAGCTAGCTGGACGTCTGGTGATAAAGTGAACCATAAAAAATGGGGCACAGGGACAGTTGTTAAAGTTAGTGGTACAGCTAAAGATATCGAGTTAGATATTGCTTTCCCAGGTCAAGGGATTAAACGATTGTTAGCAGCCTATGCACCAATCGAAAAAATGTAAGAGATAATTATTAGGAGGTCTGAGACATGGATCAAGAACAAGCACAAAACCGAATAAGTGAATTGCGCCAGCAATTGAATGAAATGGCTCAGGCCTACTATGAAAGTGATCAACCGATTGCGGAAGATCATATCTATGATGGGTTATATCATGAGTTAGTTGGATTGGAGGAAGCTTATCCTGATCTGGTAACAAGTGATTCCATTACCCAAAAAGTTGGCGGGCAAGTGGCTGCTGGGTTTACAAAAATCATTCATGATTCACCGATGTTAAGTTTAGGAAATGCTTTTAATTTAGAGGACCTCCAATCCTTTGAAGGGCGCATTAAGAAGTTGATTGACGAACCAATTGAATACATGTGTGAACTGAAAATTGATGGCTTAGCTGTTTCGGTGAAGTATGAAAATGGTCAATTTGTTCAAGGCGCTACGCGTGGTGATGGTAAAGTCGGTGAAGATATTACGGCTAACTTGAAGATGGTCGAATCCATTCCAGCAAAATTAAATGAGCCCTTAACCATGGAAGTTCGTGGAGAGTGTTACATGCCAAAATCTTCGTTTGTTCGTTTGAATGAAGAACGTGAAGAAAGTGGTCAAGCGGTCTTTGCTAATCCTCGAAATGCGGCAGCCGGAAGTTTACGACAACTTGATTCGGCAGTAGTAGGTGAGCGACAGCTAAGCACGTTTATGTACGCGGTGGCTAATCAAGGTGATTTAGATGTTGCTAGTCAAGAACAAGGACTAAATGCTTTAGATGAATTAGGTCTAGCAACCAATCATGAACGTAAAGTTTGCCAGTCAATAGATGAGGTCTGGGAATACGTTCAGCATTTCCAAGATGAACGTCCTAACTTAGCTTATGAAATCGATGGTATTGTGATTAAAGTTAATAATTTTGAAGACCAAGAAGCAATTGGTTATACAGTTAAAGCGCCACGTTGGGCAATTGCTTATAAATTCCCAGCGGAAGAAGCGGAAACACTAATTGAAGATATTGAGTGGACGATTGGCCGTACAGGGGTGGTAACACCAACGGCAGTGATGACACCTGTTCGTCTAGCTGGTACAACTGTTGCGCGAGCAAGTCTTCATAATATGGATTTAATTCGTGAGCGTGATATTCGTTTAGGTGATAAAGTCATGATTCATAAAGCGGGAGATATTATTCCAGAAGTATCCCGTGTGTTATTAGATAAACGACCAGCTACTAGTGTTGCGTATGAAGCACCAACCCATTGTCCAATTTGTGACAGCGAATTAGTCCACTTAGATGAAGAAGTTGCAGTACGTTGTTTAAACCCGATGTGTCCTGCTCAAATTAAAGAAGGATTGAGCCACTTCGTGTCACGCCAAGCGATGAATATTGACGGTTTAGGACCACGTGTTTTAGAGCAGATGTTTGAAGCTGGCTTGATTAAAGATGTAGCCGATTTATATAAATTATCAACAGAAGATTTATTGAGCTTAGAAAAAATCAAAGAAAAATCTGCTAATAATATTTTAAAAGCAATTGAAGCAAGTAAAGAAAATTCTTTAGAAAAACTGTTGTTTGGCTTAGGCATAAGACATGTGGGTGCTAAAGCAGCGCAGATGTTAGCAGCTCACTTTGGAACGATGGACGCTATTAGTCAAGCTTCAGTTGAAGAAGTTAGTCAAATTGATGGCCTAGGTTCAACGATTGCTAATAGCTTAACAACTTACTTTGCAAATGAAAAAGTACCAGTCTTATTAGCCGAGTTAGCAGAATCAGGAGTTAACTTAACGTATCGTGGTGTAACAGCAGCCGATTTAGCTAAAGTGGAATCACCATTTAAAGATAAAGTTGTAGTTTTAACTGGAACGTTAGAGCAATATAAACGAACAGAAGCGAAGAATAAAATTGAAGCACTAGGTGGTAAAGTAACTGGGAGTGTTTCTAAAAAAACCGATATTGTAGTTGCTGGTCTTGAAGCGGGTAGTAAGTTAGAAAAGGCTCAGGAGCTAGGTATCACTGTTTGGAATGAAGAAGAGATGATTGCGGCAATTGAAGGGAGTGTTAGTCATGAAGAAAATTAAATTAGCTACGGTGACAGCTTTAAGTTTAGCTCTGTTAGCTGGATGTGGAAAAATTGAAAAAGGAACCTCACATTTAGATCCCGATACACCTAAAGGACAGGCGGTTGTGACGGGTCGAATTGATGATGAATCTTATGAATCAATCGTGACAGATGGTCACTATCAAACAAGCCCGCTACGTGGATTGACAGTTAACTTGCTTAATAGTCAAGAAAACACTGTGAACTATGAACGTGGCTTAATTGAAATTTCTAAAGAACACTTCGCTACGGATAAATTCTATTTCCAAGAGGGCCAATTATTACAAA from Vagococcus coleopterorum includes:
- the ligA gene encoding NAD-dependent DNA ligase LigA yields the protein MDQEQAQNRISELRQQLNEMAQAYYESDQPIAEDHIYDGLYHELVGLEEAYPDLVTSDSITQKVGGQVAAGFTKIIHDSPMLSLGNAFNLEDLQSFEGRIKKLIDEPIEYMCELKIDGLAVSVKYENGQFVQGATRGDGKVGEDITANLKMVESIPAKLNEPLTMEVRGECYMPKSSFVRLNEEREESGQAVFANPRNAAAGSLRQLDSAVVGERQLSTFMYAVANQGDLDVASQEQGLNALDELGLATNHERKVCQSIDEVWEYVQHFQDERPNLAYEIDGIVIKVNNFEDQEAIGYTVKAPRWAIAYKFPAEEAETLIEDIEWTIGRTGVVTPTAVMTPVRLAGTTVARASLHNMDLIRERDIRLGDKVMIHKAGDIIPEVSRVLLDKRPATSVAYEAPTHCPICDSELVHLDEEVAVRCLNPMCPAQIKEGLSHFVSRQAMNIDGLGPRVLEQMFEAGLIKDVADLYKLSTEDLLSLEKIKEKSANNILKAIEASKENSLEKLLFGLGIRHVGAKAAQMLAAHFGTMDAISQASVEEVSQIDGLGSTIANSLTTYFANEKVPVLLAELAESGVNLTYRGVTAADLAKVESPFKDKVVVLTGTLEQYKRTEAKNKIEALGGKVTGSVSKKTDIVVAGLEAGSKLEKAQELGITVWNEEEMIAAIEGSVSHEEN
- the pcrA gene encoding DNA helicase PcrA yields the protein MNPRQKEAVLATEGPLLIMAGAGSGKTRVLTHRIAYLMTEKNINPWNILAITFTNKAAREMKERVSDLLPQGGDAVWVSTFHSMCVRMLRRDVDLIGYNSNFTIVDSSEQLTLVKRILKEENLDPKQFDPRMILSRISNAKNELQTVDKFTELNNDYIGRTVANCYKRYQKELRRNQCVDFDDLIMLTIRLLEDSPETLAYYQNKFQYIHVDEYQDTNHAQYTLVNMLAARFKNLCVVGDADQSIYGWRGADMQNILDFEKDYPTAKVVLLEQNYRSTKNILAAANHVIDNNTNRKAKKLWTDNTDGSKITYYRGDTERDETQYIVQTIQNEMRESGRKYGDFAVLYRTNAQSRVMEEMLLKANMPYKMVGGHKFYDRKEIKDVLAYLNLIANPSDSLSMARIVNEPKRGIGNTSIQKLRDFADLHDWPLLEAAINIDLAAITGKAAKELGDFGQMIQDLQKMVPFLTVTELVKETLKRSGYEADLNRQNTLESQTRLENLDEFLTVTQAFDKQLAEADEELENPEEKLTVFLNDLALVSDLDNLPEESSQITLMTLHAAKGLEFPVVFLLGLEEGVFPLSRAMENDDELEEERRLAYVGITRAEEKLVISNAYSRTLYGQTKYNQPSRFIEEIDQDLIEKAGQANRSQVFSSQVGRSFSPTKKPAYQQPVQKKVSAKVATGGDSASWTSGDKVNHKKWGTGTVVKVSGTAKDIELDIAFPGQGIKRLLAAYAPIEKM